A single window of Theropithecus gelada isolate Dixy chromosome 9, Tgel_1.0, whole genome shotgun sequence DNA harbors:
- the SYCE1 gene encoding synaptonemal complex central element protein 1 isoform X1 — protein MAGRSLASKAEPTAGAMDGAEKAEGQDTSSQKIEDLMEMVKKLQKVGSLEPRVEVLINRINEAQQAKKKANEDLGEARTICEALQKELDLLHGEKVHLKEILSKKQETLRILRLHCQEKESEAQRKHTVLQECKERISALSLQIEEEKNKQRQLRLAFEEQLEELMGQHKDLWDFHRPERLAREICALDSNKEQLLKEEKLVKATLEDVKHQLCSLCGAEGPSTLDEGLFLRSQEAAATVQLFQEEHRKAEELLAAAAQSHQQLQQKCQQLQQKRQRLKEELEKRGMQVPAQAQSTQEEEAGPGEVASPKPLKAPEEKDLELHTEQDLMSS, from the exons ATGGCGGGGAGGTCTCTGGCGTCGAAGGCCGAGCCCACCGCCGGAGCCATGGACGGGGCTGAGAAGGCCGAAG GGCAGGACACATCCTCACAGAAAATTGAAGACTTGATGGAAATGGTGAAAAAGCTGCAGAAAG TGGGAAGCCTAGAGCCCCGAGTTGAGGTCCTGATTAACCGGATTAATGAGGCCCAGCAAG CCAAAAAGAAAGCCAATGAAGACCTAGGAGAGGCCCGGACCATCTGTGAGGCCCTGCAGAAGGAACTGGACTTGT TGCATGGAGAGAAAGTACACCTGAAGGAGATCTTGAGCAAAAAACAAG AGACCCTGAGGATCCTCCGGCTGCATTGCCAGGaaaaggaaagtgaggcacagag GAAGCACACCGTGCTGCAGGAGTGCAAGGAGAGAATTTCTGCTCTAAGCTTGCAGATTGAAGAAGAGAAGAACAAACAGAGACAGCTGAG GTTAGCGTTCGAGGAACAGCTGGAGGAGCTGATGGGCCAGCACAAGGACCTCTGGGACTTCCAT AGGCCAGAGCGGCTGGCAAGGGAGATTTGTGCTCTGGACAGCAACAAGGAGCAGCTGCTCAAGGAAG AGAAACTGGTCAAGGCAACACTGGAAGATGTGAAGCATCAGCTGTGCTCCCTGTGTGGGGCTGAGGGCCCCTCCACCCTCGATGAGGGACTCTTTCTCCGCAGCCAGGAGGCTGCAGCCACAGT GCAGCTGTTTCAGGAAGAGCACAGGAAGGCTGAGGAGCTCCTAGCAGCTGCTGCCCAGAGCCACCAGCAGCTGCAGCAGAAGTGCCAACAATTGCAGCAGAAGCGGCAGAG GCTGAAGGAAGAGCTGGAAAAGCGTGGAATGCAAGTCCCTGCCCAAGCCCAGAGCACACAAGAGGAAGAGGCTGGCCCAGGAGAAGTG GCCAGTCCCAAGCCCCTAAAAGCCCCTGAGGAGAAAGACCTGGAGCTGCACACCGAGCAGGACCTGATGTCCTCATAG
- the SYCE1 gene encoding synaptonemal complex central element protein 1 isoform X2, which translates to MAGRSLASKAEPTAGAMDGAEKAEGQDTSSQKIEDLMEMVKKLQKVGSLEPRVEVLINRINEAQQAKKKANEDLGEARTICEALQKELDLLHGEKVHLKEILSKKQETLRILRLHCQEKESEAQRKHTVLQECKERISALSLQIEEEKNKQRQLRLAFEEQLEELMGQHKDLWDFHRPERLAREICALDSNKEQLLKEEKLVKATLEDVKHQLCSLCGAEGPSTLDEGLFLRSQEAAATVQLFQEEHRKAEELLAAAAQSHQQLQQKCQQLQQKRQRLKEELEKRGMQVPAQAQSTQEEEAGPGEVAPRPGRPVTWWS; encoded by the exons ATGGCGGGGAGGTCTCTGGCGTCGAAGGCCGAGCCCACCGCCGGAGCCATGGACGGGGCTGAGAAGGCCGAAG GGCAGGACACATCCTCACAGAAAATTGAAGACTTGATGGAAATGGTGAAAAAGCTGCAGAAAG TGGGAAGCCTAGAGCCCCGAGTTGAGGTCCTGATTAACCGGATTAATGAGGCCCAGCAAG CCAAAAAGAAAGCCAATGAAGACCTAGGAGAGGCCCGGACCATCTGTGAGGCCCTGCAGAAGGAACTGGACTTGT TGCATGGAGAGAAAGTACACCTGAAGGAGATCTTGAGCAAAAAACAAG AGACCCTGAGGATCCTCCGGCTGCATTGCCAGGaaaaggaaagtgaggcacagag GAAGCACACCGTGCTGCAGGAGTGCAAGGAGAGAATTTCTGCTCTAAGCTTGCAGATTGAAGAAGAGAAGAACAAACAGAGACAGCTGAG GTTAGCGTTCGAGGAACAGCTGGAGGAGCTGATGGGCCAGCACAAGGACCTCTGGGACTTCCAT AGGCCAGAGCGGCTGGCAAGGGAGATTTGTGCTCTGGACAGCAACAAGGAGCAGCTGCTCAAGGAAG AGAAACTGGTCAAGGCAACACTGGAAGATGTGAAGCATCAGCTGTGCTCCCTGTGTGGGGCTGAGGGCCCCTCCACCCTCGATGAGGGACTCTTTCTCCGCAGCCAGGAGGCTGCAGCCACAGT GCAGCTGTTTCAGGAAGAGCACAGGAAGGCTGAGGAGCTCCTAGCAGCTGCTGCCCAGAGCCACCAGCAGCTGCAGCAGAAGTGCCAACAATTGCAGCAGAAGCGGCAGAG GCTGAAGGAAGAGCTGGAAAAGCGTGGAATGCAAGTCCCTGCCCAAGCCCAGAGCACACAAGAGGAAGAGGCTGGCCCAGGAGAAGTG GCTCCCAGACCAGGTAGACCAGTGACATGGTGGAGTTGA